The window CCTCCCGGTTCTGGATTCCATTCGCTAGACTTAAACCGAAGATGACTCGGCGGGGCCTTACCCTTTTGGAGCTCCTGCTGGTCTTGGGCATCCTGGGGGTCTTCCTAGGGCTGGCCCTTCCACTTCTTTCCCCCAACCGCCTCGCCCTGGACCAGGCCGCCCGCTCCCTCGCCACCCAGGTGACCCGGGCAAGGCTCGAGGCCATCCGCCGGAACGCCTTCGTGGGCCTTCAGGTGTTCACCGAAGGAGCGGGGGGTTACCTGCTCTTCGTGGACCAAAACGCCAACCGCCGCTACGACCCCGGGGAGGAGTTCGGCGCGACCCGCTTCGGCCAAGGGAACTGGGCCCGAGTGCGCCTGGACCCGGAGAAGAGCGCCCTCGGCAACATGCCCCTCCTCTTTGACCCCCGGGGCATCCCGGCCAAGCCCATCACCGCCACGCTCGTCCTCACCTCAGGGGGCGCCACCCGCAAGGTGGTCATCTCCCAGCAGGGCCGGGCCCGCCTGGAGTGACCCCCATTTGGGGGATGCGCACCCGAGGGCGAGCTCCTAAAGTGGTTTAGCGAAATGGCTCCTTGGGTGAGACACGGCCTCAGCTTGCTGGAACTTCTCGTGGTCCTGGCCGTCCTGGGCATCCTGGGCAGCCTTGCTTACACCAACTACAGCACCGCTTACCGCCTCCGGGCGGCGGGGGCC of the Thermus thermophilus HB8 genome contains:
- a CDS encoding GspH/FimT family protein yields the protein MTRRGLTLLELLLVLGILGVFLGLALPLLSPNRLALDQAARSLATQVTRARLEAIRRNAFVGLQVFTEGAGGYLLFVDQNANRRYDPGEEFGATRFGQGNWARVRLDPEKSALGNMPLLFDPRGIPAKPITATLVLTSGGATRKVVISQQGRARLE